From a region of the Takifugu flavidus isolate HTHZ2018 chromosome 20, ASM371156v2, whole genome shotgun sequence genome:
- the glis3 gene encoding zinc finger protein GLIS3 isoform X2 has product MSGRGCQLLVSPCNMSPSMSMMGGHRSSPPRANLGPCVGQNGSHVVLPSLCLRRQVLTNRKDGNVPAQPPHRHHHGPTTHAGACSYKGWPVSEPIMQVFGHPASSNLTVTSSPMTGPPPSYPQSVQIPHADARSLLSRESLASTTLSLFETQSVFSGRHDWTYGYRVLPPVGPPQCAMQPGEAGVQRSLSPGTAMSGTSASGGASTSASLPSYLFVGEAGSPRQSKKRALSMSPLSDVLGVDFNSIIRTSPTSLVAYINGCHGSPASHPVLSPVQPEGYGHFLGVKGSSIPQPHPYIGPSQALAPQTEYGYLRALEEGGNLESQKANMAVEHQCLPHERLGVTKTSDTYGEPPESPLHDLQVTSLRDAAMPQEPPPPYHSHQHVHLVRRHSRAKHPQEPLAQVPRVSFIPQVPMLEEEEGELEEPGTHCCRWLNCSAVHEHKDELVRHIEKTHVDQRKAEDFPCYWMGCPRRFKPFNARYKLLIHMRVHSGEKPNKCTFEGCKKAFSRLENLKIHLRSHTGEKPYICQHPGCHKAFSNSSDRAKHQRTHLETKPYTCQVPGCAKRYTDPSSLRKHVKSHSSEEQQLRKKMRSATQGALTDCLTISPLQPTLSPLVRAENNPNPSPGTPESLSGVFAAPQGDDAPGNPHLALLCSLENDYRFVDGSPHRRLPRDPCGPGSSTCLLNPPGETSLQNNPGRPPNPAHPDPDLSAQVKMLHHPQQYGGITAPAGTSHLMRGDAFSGGLPPAAGNPSRAGASAAAALGCITGFDFHSQAQEAHPNPKLQGGGFQDGVDLCTSQVSCIYMEG; this is encoded by the exons ATGAGCGGCAGAGGATGCCAGCTCCTGGTGTCTCCCTGCAACATGTCCCCCTCCATGAGCATGATGGGAGGACACCGGTCTTCCCCTCCGAGGGCCAACCTGGGCCCCTGCGTCGGCCAGAATGGGAGCCATGTCGTCCTGCCGTCCCTGTGCCTCCGCAGGCAGGTTCTGACCAACAGGAAGGATGGGAACGTTCCGGCTCAGCCCCCGCACAGGCATCATCACGGGCCGACCACTCATGCGGGAGCCTGCTCCTACAAAG GTTGGCCGGTGTCGGAGCCCATCATGCAGGTCTTTGGTCATCCAGCGTCTTCTAACCTCACGGTCACCAGCAGCCCCATGACCGGACCTCCTCCATCATATCCGCAGAGCGTGCAGATCCCTCACGCCGACGCCAG ATCCTTGCTGTCCAGAGAGTCCCTGGCATCCACCACCTTGAGTCTGTTCGAGACGCAGTCGGTGTTTAGCGGCAGACATGACTGGACATATGGCTATCGCGTGCTTCCGCCAGTGGGGCCGCCGCAGTGCGCCATGCAGCCCGGCGAGGCGGGGGTGCAGCGAAGCCTCTCCCCCGGCACGGCCATGTCTGGCACCAGCGCGTCGGGCGGCGCCAGCACCTCCGCCTCCCTCCCCTCGTACCTGTTTGTAGGTGAGGCTGGAAGCCCCAGGCAGTCCAAGAAGAGAGCTCTGTCCATGTCGCCCTTGTCTGACGTTCTTGGCGTTGATTTCAACTCCATCATACGCACCTCGCCCACCTCGCTGGTGGCCTACATCAATGGCTGCCACGGCTCTCCCGCTTCTCACCCCGTGCTCTCGCCTGTCCAGCCTGAAGGTTATGGTCACTTTTTAGGCGTGAAGGGGTCCTCCATCCCCCAGCCTCATCCTTACATCGGCCCTTCTCAGGCTCTGGCTCCACAGACTGAATACGGGTATCTACGGGCACTTGAAGAAGGAGGCAACCTGGAGAGCCAGAAGGCCAATATGGCGGTGGAGCACCAGTGTCTCCCGCATGAGAGACTGGGGGTGACGAAGACCTCGGACACCTACGGCGAACCCCCGGAGAGCCCGCTACACGACCTGCAGGTGACCTCTCTCCGTGATGCTGCCATGCCACAGGAGCCACCGCCGCCTTACCATTCCCACCAGCACGTCCACCTGGTGAGGCGTCACTCCAGAGCGAAGCACCCCCAGGAGCCCCTTGCACAGGTTCCCAGGGTGAGCTTCATACCTCAGGTGCCcatgctggaggaagaggagggagagctggaggagcccgGGACTCACTGCTGCAGGTGGCTGAACTGTAGCGCCGTCCACGAGCACAAGGACGAGCTGGTGAGGCACATCGAGAAGACGCACGTGGACCAGCGGAAGGCTGAGGACTTCCCCTGTTACTGGATGGGCTGTCCACGCAGGTTCAAGCCTTTCAATGCCAGATACAAACTTCTGATCCACATGAGGGTCCACTCAGGAGAGAAACCCAACAAGTGCACG TTTGAGGGCTGCAAGAAGGCTTTCTCTCGACTAGAAAACCTGAAAATCCACCTGCGGAGCCACACTGGGGAGAAGCCCTACATATGCCAGCACCCAGGCTGCCACAAGGCCTTCAGCAACTCCAGCGACAGAGCCAAACACCAGCGCACACATCTGGAAACA AAGCCGTACACGTGTCAGGTGCCCGGCTGCGCCAAGCGTTATACCGATCCCAGCTCCCTGAGGAAGCACGTGAAATCCCACTCCTCTGAAGAACAGCAGCTACGGAAAAAG ATGAGATCAGCCACCCAGGGAGCCCTGACAGACTGTTTAACCATCAGCCCCCTGCAGCcaactctctctcctctggtcaggGCAGAAAACAACCCCAACCCGTCCCCCGGTACCCCGGAGTCGCTCTCCGGCGTGTTCG CTGCCCCACAGGGAGACGACGCCCCTGGCAACCCTCACctggctctgctctgctccctgGAAAATGATTACAG GTTTGTTGACGGTTCCCCCCACCGGCGCCTCCCCAGGGACCCGTGTGGGCCTGGTTCTTCCACCTGCCTCCTGAACCCTCCCGGTGAGACCAGCCTGCAAAACAACCCGGGCCGGCCTCCCAATCCAGCCCATCCCGATCCAG ATCTCTCTGCTCAGGTGAAAATGTTGCATCACCCCCAACAATATGGTGGCATCACAGCGCCGGCCGGCACGAGTCATTTGATGCGAGGCGACGCCTTCAGCGGCGGCCTCCCCCCCGCCGCCGGTAATCCCAGCAGGGCGggggcctcagcagcagcagctctagGCTGCATTACAG gatttgacttccacagcCAAGCACAGGAAGCGCATCCCAACCCCAAACTGCAGGGAGGGGGGTTCCAGGACGGCGTGGACCTCTGCACCAGCCAGGTCTCCTGCATCTACATGGAGGGCTGA
- the glis3 gene encoding zinc finger protein GLIS3 isoform X1, whose amino-acid sequence MSGRGCQLLVSPCNMSPSMSMMGGHRSSPPRANLGPCVGQNGSHVVLPSLCLRRQVLTNRKDGNVPAQPPHRHHHGPTTHAGACSYKAGWPVSEPIMQVFGHPASSNLTVTSSPMTGPPPSYPQSVQIPHADARSLLSRESLASTTLSLFETQSVFSGRHDWTYGYRVLPPVGPPQCAMQPGEAGVQRSLSPGTAMSGTSASGGASTSASLPSYLFVGEAGSPRQSKKRALSMSPLSDVLGVDFNSIIRTSPTSLVAYINGCHGSPASHPVLSPVQPEGYGHFLGVKGSSIPQPHPYIGPSQALAPQTEYGYLRALEEGGNLESQKANMAVEHQCLPHERLGVTKTSDTYGEPPESPLHDLQVTSLRDAAMPQEPPPPYHSHQHVHLVRRHSRAKHPQEPLAQVPRVSFIPQVPMLEEEEGELEEPGTHCCRWLNCSAVHEHKDELVRHIEKTHVDQRKAEDFPCYWMGCPRRFKPFNARYKLLIHMRVHSGEKPNKCTFEGCKKAFSRLENLKIHLRSHTGEKPYICQHPGCHKAFSNSSDRAKHQRTHLETKPYTCQVPGCAKRYTDPSSLRKHVKSHSSEEQQLRKKMRSATQGALTDCLTISPLQPTLSPLVRAENNPNPSPGTPESLSGVFAAPQGDDAPGNPHLALLCSLENDYRFVDGSPHRRLPRDPCGPGSSTCLLNPPGETSLQNNPGRPPNPAHPDPDLSAQVKMLHHPQQYGGITAPAGTSHLMRGDAFSGGLPPAAGNPSRAGASAAAALGCITGFDFHSQAQEAHPNPKLQGGGFQDGVDLCTSQVSCIYMEG is encoded by the exons ATGAGCGGCAGAGGATGCCAGCTCCTGGTGTCTCCCTGCAACATGTCCCCCTCCATGAGCATGATGGGAGGACACCGGTCTTCCCCTCCGAGGGCCAACCTGGGCCCCTGCGTCGGCCAGAATGGGAGCCATGTCGTCCTGCCGTCCCTGTGCCTCCGCAGGCAGGTTCTGACCAACAGGAAGGATGGGAACGTTCCGGCTCAGCCCCCGCACAGGCATCATCACGGGCCGACCACTCATGCGGGAGCCTGCTCCTACAAA GCAGGTTGGCCGGTGTCGGAGCCCATCATGCAGGTCTTTGGTCATCCAGCGTCTTCTAACCTCACGGTCACCAGCAGCCCCATGACCGGACCTCCTCCATCATATCCGCAGAGCGTGCAGATCCCTCACGCCGACGCCAG ATCCTTGCTGTCCAGAGAGTCCCTGGCATCCACCACCTTGAGTCTGTTCGAGACGCAGTCGGTGTTTAGCGGCAGACATGACTGGACATATGGCTATCGCGTGCTTCCGCCAGTGGGGCCGCCGCAGTGCGCCATGCAGCCCGGCGAGGCGGGGGTGCAGCGAAGCCTCTCCCCCGGCACGGCCATGTCTGGCACCAGCGCGTCGGGCGGCGCCAGCACCTCCGCCTCCCTCCCCTCGTACCTGTTTGTAGGTGAGGCTGGAAGCCCCAGGCAGTCCAAGAAGAGAGCTCTGTCCATGTCGCCCTTGTCTGACGTTCTTGGCGTTGATTTCAACTCCATCATACGCACCTCGCCCACCTCGCTGGTGGCCTACATCAATGGCTGCCACGGCTCTCCCGCTTCTCACCCCGTGCTCTCGCCTGTCCAGCCTGAAGGTTATGGTCACTTTTTAGGCGTGAAGGGGTCCTCCATCCCCCAGCCTCATCCTTACATCGGCCCTTCTCAGGCTCTGGCTCCACAGACTGAATACGGGTATCTACGGGCACTTGAAGAAGGAGGCAACCTGGAGAGCCAGAAGGCCAATATGGCGGTGGAGCACCAGTGTCTCCCGCATGAGAGACTGGGGGTGACGAAGACCTCGGACACCTACGGCGAACCCCCGGAGAGCCCGCTACACGACCTGCAGGTGACCTCTCTCCGTGATGCTGCCATGCCACAGGAGCCACCGCCGCCTTACCATTCCCACCAGCACGTCCACCTGGTGAGGCGTCACTCCAGAGCGAAGCACCCCCAGGAGCCCCTTGCACAGGTTCCCAGGGTGAGCTTCATACCTCAGGTGCCcatgctggaggaagaggagggagagctggaggagcccgGGACTCACTGCTGCAGGTGGCTGAACTGTAGCGCCGTCCACGAGCACAAGGACGAGCTGGTGAGGCACATCGAGAAGACGCACGTGGACCAGCGGAAGGCTGAGGACTTCCCCTGTTACTGGATGGGCTGTCCACGCAGGTTCAAGCCTTTCAATGCCAGATACAAACTTCTGATCCACATGAGGGTCCACTCAGGAGAGAAACCCAACAAGTGCACG TTTGAGGGCTGCAAGAAGGCTTTCTCTCGACTAGAAAACCTGAAAATCCACCTGCGGAGCCACACTGGGGAGAAGCCCTACATATGCCAGCACCCAGGCTGCCACAAGGCCTTCAGCAACTCCAGCGACAGAGCCAAACACCAGCGCACACATCTGGAAACA AAGCCGTACACGTGTCAGGTGCCCGGCTGCGCCAAGCGTTATACCGATCCCAGCTCCCTGAGGAAGCACGTGAAATCCCACTCCTCTGAAGAACAGCAGCTACGGAAAAAG ATGAGATCAGCCACCCAGGGAGCCCTGACAGACTGTTTAACCATCAGCCCCCTGCAGCcaactctctctcctctggtcaggGCAGAAAACAACCCCAACCCGTCCCCCGGTACCCCGGAGTCGCTCTCCGGCGTGTTCG CTGCCCCACAGGGAGACGACGCCCCTGGCAACCCTCACctggctctgctctgctccctgGAAAATGATTACAG GTTTGTTGACGGTTCCCCCCACCGGCGCCTCCCCAGGGACCCGTGTGGGCCTGGTTCTTCCACCTGCCTCCTGAACCCTCCCGGTGAGACCAGCCTGCAAAACAACCCGGGCCGGCCTCCCAATCCAGCCCATCCCGATCCAG ATCTCTCTGCTCAGGTGAAAATGTTGCATCACCCCCAACAATATGGTGGCATCACAGCGCCGGCCGGCACGAGTCATTTGATGCGAGGCGACGCCTTCAGCGGCGGCCTCCCCCCCGCCGCCGGTAATCCCAGCAGGGCGggggcctcagcagcagcagctctagGCTGCATTACAG gatttgacttccacagcCAAGCACAGGAAGCGCATCCCAACCCCAAACTGCAGGGAGGGGGGTTCCAGGACGGCGTGGACCTCTGCACCAGCCAGGTCTCCTGCATCTACATGGAGGGCTGA